A window of Candidatus Hydrogenedens sp. genomic DNA:
CAGCCATAAAACAGTTAGAAATTTTAGCACAACAGGCAGAAGTGGAATATTTCTCTTTGGGTTCGGATGTGAATCCAGTAGATATAGCCATGATGTCTATCGGTGAAGCAAATTTAAGAGGTTGTGATACGGTTATCCTGGATACCGCGGGAAGACTTCATATTGATACGGAAATGATGGCAGAAGTGCGTCAAATAGCCATACAAGTAAAGCCCCATGAAATACTTTTTGTAGCCAATGCAATGATGGGGCAGGATGCAGTCCGCTCTGCAAAACAATTTCACGATACCGTGCCTCTTACAGGTGTTGTCTTAACACAGATGGATGGTGATGCTCGTGGTGGTGCTGCATTAAGTATTATTGAGGTTACCCATTGTCCTATTAAATTTATTGGTACCGGAGAAAAGATTGATGCGTTAGAGTTATTCCATCCAAGACGGATGGCAGACCAGATTTTAGGGATGGGAGATGTTGTCTCTCTTGTGGAAAAAGCACAAGAGGTTGTAGATAAAGAAAAGGCGATGCAATTTCAGGAAAAAGTTCGGAAAGCCAACTGGGATTTAGAAGACTTTCTGGAACAAATGCGGCAGGTCAAAAAGATGGGAAGTTTCAGTGATTTGATAAAGAAAATTCCCGGGATTGGTAAGATGATTCCTTCTGGTATGGACCTGCCCGAAGATGAAATGAAACATACAGAAGCGATAATACTTTCTATGACAAAGGAAGAGAGACGAAATCCAAAAATTATTAATGGAAGTCGTCGCAGAAGAATTGCAGATGGAAGTGGAACATCTGTGCAAGAAGTGAATGCATTATTAAAAGATTTTGAAAAGATGCGTAAGATGATGAAAGATATGGTTAAAGGGGCAAAAGGAAAAATTCCGAAAGGAATTGGCCCTTTTATGCCCGGAGGTATAATGTAATAGAAAGAAATCAATTAATAAACATATAACACCGAAAAACAACAAAGAAAGGAAGATTATGGCAACAGTAATACGGTTAAAAAGAGGTGGAAGAACTCATGAACCTTACTATCGTATCGTAGTTATGGATTCAAGAGAAAGAAGACAGGGAAAAGAGATTGATATTATTGGGTTTTACCAACCCAAGGCTCGCCCTGAACCTATTACAAAGATTGACGAAGAGAAATTGAAGCAATGGCTGAATAAAGGTGTTCGCACATCGGATACGGTGCATTCATTAATCAAAAAAATGGGTATATTAAAAAATACCCAGAACACTTAATCATTAATAGTGTAATGATATTGGAGTTATACCGTGAAAGACCTTGTAGAATTTATAGCTAAAAAATTGGTTAAAAAGCCTGAAGAAGTATCCGTATCTTCCATAGAATCCGAAGAGCAAATAGTATTGCAATTGAAAGTGGAGAAGGAAGATATGGGAAGGATTATAGGTAAGAATGGTAAGACGATTAAAGCAATACGGACAATAATTAATATTGCTTCTGCCAAATTAGGTAAAAAAGTAAATCTGGAAGTTCTCGAATAACGGGAAAAATAAAATATAAGTTATTTGGAATGACAATACAAATAGATGTACTAACAATTTTTCCAGAATACTTTGAGATACCTCTTCAGAATAGTTTGTTAGGTAAAGCAATTCAAGAGGGAATAATGAAGGTAAAAGTACATAACATAAGAGATTTTGCGAAAGATAAACATAAAACGGTTGACGATACTCCGTATGGAGGTGGACCAGGAATGGTAATGAAGTGTGAGCCTATATTTGATGCTGTAGATGCTCTAAAAGATAGCAATTCTCTCGAACATGTAATTTTGTTATCTCCCGGAGGTAAAATCCTTACACAGGACAAAGTCAGGGAGATGGCACAATGGAAAGACTTTGTTCTGATATGTGGGCGATATGAAGGAGTCGATGAACGGATTGTGGAAAACTTGATAACAGAAGAAATATCTATTGGCGATTATGTATTAAGTGGCGGAGAATTGCCTGCTCTTGTCATTATCGAGGCTGTTAGTCGGATGTTGCCCGGTGTTATTGGAGAATGGGAATCTGTTACAAATGATTCTTTATATGATGGATTATTATCCTATCCGCAGTATACGAAACCTGCGGAATTCCGTGGAATGAAGGTCCCGGAGATATTATTGTCAGGCAATCATGAA
This region includes:
- the trmD gene encoding tRNA (guanosine(37)-N1)-methyltransferase TrmD; amino-acid sequence: MTIQIDVLTIFPEYFEIPLQNSLLGKAIQEGIMKVKVHNIRDFAKDKHKTVDDTPYGGGPGMVMKCEPIFDAVDALKDSNSLEHVILLSPGGKILTQDKVREMAQWKDFVLICGRYEGVDERIVENLITEEISIGDYVLSGGELPALVIIEAVSRMLPGVIGEWESVTNDSLYDGLLSYPQYTKPAEFRGMKVPEILLSGNHEKIRIWREEQSLSRTKRKRPDLLEKYLEKKKNSNNQVE
- the rpsP gene encoding 30S ribosomal protein S16 translates to MATVIRLKRGGRTHEPYYRIVVMDSRERRQGKEIDIIGFYQPKARPEPITKIDEEKLKQWLNKGVRTSDTVHSLIKKMGILKNTQNT
- the ffh gene encoding signal recognition particle protein, with protein sequence MFESLSKKLESAFKFFRGQLRLTEENMKEGLQIIRVALLEADVNYKVVKKFIEDIQQKALGQNVLESINPTQQLIKIVYDELVEIMGGENKELAKASTPPTIIMMVGLQGQGKTTSAAKLAYYMKRKKGQKPMLVACDIYRPAAIKQLEILAQQAEVEYFSLGSDVNPVDIAMMSIGEANLRGCDTVILDTAGRLHIDTEMMAEVRQIAIQVKPHEILFVANAMMGQDAVRSAKQFHDTVPLTGVVLTQMDGDARGGAALSIIEVTHCPIKFIGTGEKIDALELFHPRRMADQILGMGDVVSLVEKAQEVVDKEKAMQFQEKVRKANWDLEDFLEQMRQVKKMGSFSDLIKKIPGIGKMIPSGMDLPEDEMKHTEAIILSMTKEERRNPKIINGSRRRRIADGSGTSVQEVNALLKDFEKMRKMMKDMVKGAKGKIPKGIGPFMPGGIM
- a CDS encoding KH domain-containing protein, whose amino-acid sequence is MKDLVEFIAKKLVKKPEEVSVSSIESEEQIVLQLKVEKEDMGRIIGKNGKTIKAIRTIINIASAKLGKKVNLEVLE